From the genome of Oceanispirochaeta sp. M1:
TTAGCTGGACATATATATTTATATCTAAAGAGAGCTTGATTTAAATAATGCAATTGAAAATACTTAACACTCACCCAGAAACCCACTGCCGATAATCATGTCAGGCTTCTGTCTATTTAGTTCTCATATGAATATGCTTCATCGAATCCGCTGTAATTATCTGTATAAAGAGAAGGTAAAGAAACTGAAAAGCCTGATTTTTCCAGAAGAGCTTTTAATTCTAACAGATTCTTTGTTTTCCCATATATTTCATGAATTAATAATATATGTTTTTTCACTTAAAATATAATTTCCTATAACCTATCTCAAGTAGACAGAAATTGGTTCATCAGCAGTGAATATATATTGTTTATGGGATTACAGGATACTTTGATAATCAAATATTCCTGCAATTATTAAGATGTTTGCACTTGCGATAATACTATTGAGAGTTGAGAATAATTTGTCCTTGGTAAATGCATCATTCTTAACGGCATTGTCAGGTACATCTGTACATGATTTCCCAAATTGAGATAGATGCCGAATCAGGTTTGCTTTCGCTATGTACCGTTCACTTCCTATTGCTTCCTTCAGACCCTGCCGTTACCAGCAACGCCCTTGCAATTCGGATTATCTTCCCCCTGATCAGGGCGATGTCTCTTTCTTTCAAGAAACTGGGTTTGCCTGCTTCGCTGGGCAAACAAAAAAGGAGCCTGAAAGGCTCCTTGATCGATATTATATAGCCAAAAGTGGGAATTGAACCCACGACCTACGCTTTACGAGCTCTAATTCCTTACTCTACAACCATTTACTACTGAGAATAACTATTACATATAAACCACTAAAATGAAAGCATTTATACTATTTATTTTCATTTTTCTTTAAACAACCGTTACTTTCCATGAACTACTGATAACAACCAAAACAGGCTGTTTTGTGTACACCTTTTGTGTTACACCTACTTAACATATTTTAAGTGGGCGTATGGTGTAACATGGAGGAAAAAGTAAGAACCTTAGAGATGCTATTCAATAATCAATTTGTAAAACAAAGATACGGTCACCTCTCAGGATTTTGCAAATCATTTAAAAAAAACTCACTTGGTATACGACTTAATCTTTCTTGTATAATTGCATGCCAGAATATCGTCACCTCGGTAATTTGAGCATCCGAAGAACTGACCGTATTTTCCTTCACGGACAAGCAGGCTACCACTACATTTTGGGCATATTGGAATATTTGCATTACAGCCAGGATTTGTGCATTTTCTATATTCACCAGAATCTATTAAGATTCCAGCATCACAAAATGGACAGACACTCTGAGTATGACGACACATTGGGTACTTTGAACAGCCGACGAATGAACCATGCTTTCCTTTTTTAATTGACAACATCCCTCTTTCACAATCGGGACATCTGATTAGTGGAATGTTATTGGGATACTCTCCAGTAATGATTTCGTTTTCACATATGTTGTAATCTTTTGATTCCAACTCTTCCATAAATGGTGAAGGATCAAGAGGATTAAATATCAGATAGACTCGCCTTTTTGCTCTCGTCAATGCAACATAGAAAAGCCGTCTCTCTTCTGCATATGGATAGGACTCTTTGTTTGGTAGAAGCAGTTCAAGAATATCATCAATAGGTTTCTCTGCTGGTAACTCATCAGATAGTAAACCAACAAGAATGACGTAGTCTGCTTCCTTACCTTTAGAAGCATGAATACTC
Proteins encoded in this window:
- a CDS encoding dienelactone hydrolase family protein, with protein sequence MKKHILLIHEIYGKTKNLLELKALLEKSGFSVSLPSLYTDNYSGFDEAYSYEN